Proteins from one Listeria weihenstephanensis genomic window:
- a CDS encoding polysaccharide lyase family 8 super-sandwich domain-containing protein — protein sequence MKKYCITIMLALVLLFTGTNTTFADELSPFTQTKEEKNISLANWEKSLIGEDIFQNGLADPDLEKILQTKKSDLREILSHWTEPKLTVDERYPNITKKENMNPLLFDDIKDEIIDSDHNTVLAPSVSAKNWPKLAERIEKMATLYMTPDPSEDTYYKSNQLRNQIIYALNWYSTMVFTPENGEALGVDVWYEKQISSPLSIVNTLTFMRDDIDKQLLQKYLTAIDGLEPPIVYNYDSTNELYPKGRTAGFGANRVNKGFVLLMRGILDSENINNKGNVQADLGIKIMKYALLIDAKGEGKKNIDGFYPDGSFIQHSFIPYTTGYGSDILARSAGMFQLFDGTSGLNHFTGYGNLFTILDKTYQPVLYKNETLDMTRGRQIAQSSYTSENKANEMLYNMYHVSQANTDTRYKSDYERLVKSSIVTASSKPNFYKNLSIPQAQAFKALLNNEEISSAYPEAQKNIMMSRANQMIDQKKGYAAGLSMFSKNVSSFESINGVNTLGMYTGTGALSIYNGDDAFKNNYYPTVGMTSLPGTTTDLSIRKVLKTDKTPIYANTESWTGGVSDGTYGSATMDYTMKDVTQSNLAAKKSWFFLDGKIVAMGNNITNDNNLNTQTIVENRQLQDGATNFSVNGQNIALSSPTKTFENAKWAYLDNATESQRIGYIFPDAATSVNAYKAEQTGRWSDLASAYEPGKGTPEVKATYAGLTIPHKVNPTDAFYTYVILPGVSKTDTELNSNKIGPGMNNDVVTINTNTVQGVLDKEHDLAIMNYRAPGEAGYPAATKHNFNSQAHTSGSIMIRYATKEDKQTKTITLADPSMAANSIHFSIPKESFNGISSQSEKGTVTSVGDSWDITVDTSGKTGESFQFTFEEIPSTLVADNFTIGDSYVTGAYTGDVAKVELQINGALIGKIPASNPLKYYAKGKITSVTDTVSLISYDSKGNQLKEIPIIVKPTPATLTTVGFTIGVDSYVQGTYTGDLFRVALEVDGVINGKIPVSNSAYQYYAAKLIKSTATEVYMVGYDSSGVEVTRVKVDVQSKPDTIIVNDFTVGKDSYVTGSYTGGVAKIALEVNGTLLQQPIGVAGSPYRYYANGKFKASDEVYVIFYVASGVESNRVKVIVK from the coding sequence ACAAACACAACATTTGCCGACGAACTAAGTCCATTTACTCAAACAAAAGAAGAGAAAAATATCTCACTCGCTAACTGGGAAAAAAGCCTAATCGGTGAAGATATTTTCCAGAACGGTTTGGCCGATCCTGACCTAGAAAAAATTTTACAAACTAAAAAAAGTGATTTGAGAGAGATTTTAAGCCACTGGACAGAACCAAAGCTAACAGTTGATGAAAGGTATCCAAATATAACAAAAAAAGAGAATATGAATCCGCTTCTCTTCGATGATATCAAAGATGAGATTATAGACAGCGACCATAATACCGTACTGGCTCCATCAGTATCTGCAAAAAATTGGCCAAAATTAGCTGAACGGATAGAAAAAATGGCAACACTTTACATGACACCTGATCCTTCCGAAGATACGTACTATAAAAGTAACCAGCTAAGAAATCAGATTATTTATGCCTTGAATTGGTACAGCACTATGGTATTTACTCCAGAGAACGGTGAAGCATTGGGTGTAGATGTTTGGTATGAAAAACAGATTTCTTCACCGCTTTCCATTGTTAATACGCTTACATTTATGAGAGACGACATAGATAAGCAACTTCTTCAAAAATATCTGACCGCGATCGATGGTTTGGAGCCACCAATAGTATATAACTATGACTCTACTAATGAGCTTTATCCAAAGGGGCGCACAGCAGGTTTCGGAGCAAATCGTGTAAACAAAGGCTTCGTTCTACTCATGCGAGGTATTCTTGATTCTGAAAATATCAACAACAAAGGGAATGTACAAGCTGATTTAGGGATTAAAATCATGAAGTATGCCCTTTTAATTGATGCTAAAGGCGAAGGGAAAAAGAACATCGATGGTTTTTATCCTGATGGTAGTTTTATTCAGCACAGTTTTATTCCTTACACTACTGGGTATGGTTCTGACATACTGGCTCGCAGCGCTGGTATGTTTCAGCTATTCGATGGAACAAGCGGTCTTAACCACTTTACTGGATACGGAAACTTGTTTACTATCTTAGATAAAACGTATCAACCAGTTTTGTACAAAAACGAAACACTAGATATGACTCGTGGAAGGCAGATTGCTCAATCAAGCTATACATCTGAAAACAAGGCAAATGAGATGCTTTATAATATGTATCACGTCAGCCAAGCAAATACAGATACAAGATATAAAAGCGATTATGAAAGATTAGTCAAATCTTCTATAGTAACCGCCTCTTCGAAACCTAATTTTTATAAAAATTTATCCATACCGCAAGCCCAAGCATTCAAGGCATTACTCAATAATGAGGAAATTTCAAGCGCATATCCAGAAGCTCAAAAAAATATCATGATGTCCAGAGCAAACCAAATGATTGATCAAAAAAAAGGGTACGCTGCTGGGCTGAGCATGTTCTCAAAAAACGTCTCTTCTTTTGAATCTATAAACGGAGTTAATACACTAGGTATGTATACTGGAACTGGCGCACTTTCCATTTACAACGGTGATGATGCTTTCAAGAATAACTATTATCCAACTGTAGGCATGACCAGTTTACCGGGCACTACCACTGATTTGAGTATCCGCAAAGTACTTAAAACCGACAAAACACCGATTTATGCCAACACAGAATCTTGGACTGGTGGGGTTTCAGACGGAACATACGGCTCTGCTACAATGGATTACACCATGAAAGACGTAACTCAAAGTAATCTTGCAGCTAAAAAATCTTGGTTCTTCTTAGACGGCAAAATCGTAGCTATGGGAAATAATATAACCAATGACAACAATTTAAATACACAAACAATTGTTGAAAATCGACAGCTACAGGACGGTGCAACTAACTTTAGCGTCAATGGTCAAAACATAGCTTTATCTAGTCCAACGAAAACGTTCGAAAATGCAAAATGGGCATACTTGGATAACGCTACAGAGAGTCAACGCATCGGCTATATTTTCCCAGACGCTGCTACTTCTGTTAACGCCTATAAAGCGGAACAAACTGGTCGCTGGTCGGACTTAGCATCAGCATATGAGCCTGGAAAAGGAACACCAGAAGTAAAAGCGACTTATGCAGGGCTGACCATTCCTCATAAAGTAAATCCAACAGATGCATTCTATACGTATGTCATTTTACCAGGCGTCTCTAAAACAGACACAGAACTAAACTCAAATAAAATTGGACCTGGAATGAATAATGACGTAGTAACCATTAACACAAATACCGTTCAAGGCGTACTCGATAAAGAACACGACTTAGCAATCATGAACTACCGCGCCCCAGGAGAAGCTGGCTATCCCGCTGCAACGAAACACAATTTTAACAGCCAGGCCCACACATCTGGTTCTATCATGATTCGCTATGCCACTAAAGAAGATAAACAAACAAAAACAATCACATTAGCTGATCCTTCTATGGCAGCAAACTCCATCCACTTTTCCATTCCTAAAGAGTCCTTTAATGGAATCAGCTCACAATCCGAAAAAGGCACAGTGACATCAGTAGGTGATAGTTGGGATATCACTGTAGATACATCAGGAAAAACAGGCGAATCATTCCAGTTCACTTTTGAAGAAATCCCTTCCACATTGGTAGCAGACAACTTTACAATCGGCGACAGCTATGTGACAGGAGCCTATACAGGAGACGTAGCTAAGGTAGAGTTGCAAATAAACGGTGCCCTTATAGGGAAAATACCTGCTTCTAACCCACTTAAATACTATGCAAAAGGGAAAATCACATCCGTAACTGATACAGTATCTCTCATTAGCTACGACTCGAAGGGCAATCAACTAAAAGAAATACCTATTATTGTGAAACCAACACCTGCAACATTAACCACCGTTGGATTTACGATTGGCGTAGATAGCTATGTGCAAGGTACCTATACCGGAGATCTATTTAGAGTAGCCTTAGAAGTAGACGGTGTTATTAACGGAAAAATACCTGTATCTAATTCGGCTTATCAATACTATGCAGCAAAACTAATCAAATCAACAGCCACTGAAGTATACATGGTTGGCTATGATTCATCAGGGGTTGAAGTGACTCGAGTAAAAGTGGACGTTCAATCAAAACCCGATACAATAATAGTAAATGACTTCACAGTTGGTAAAGACAGCTACGTGACAGGTTCTTACACTGGTGGGGTCGCCAAAATAGCACTCGAAGTCAACGGAACATTACTACAACAGCCAATCGGTGTAGCTGGTTCACCTTATCGATACTATGCGAACGGGAAATTCAAAGCGTCCGATGAAGTATATGTCATTTTCTACGTTGCATCTGGTGTGGAATCAAATCGGGTCAAAGTTATCGTGAAGTAA